The following nucleotide sequence is from Pasteurella multocida.
ATCGTGGTTAATAACGAAAAGTGGACCGCCATTGCCATCTCGGACACCGGGCGTCGCACGGGTGAAAATATCAATATCACACTACCGAGTAATAACCCTGTGGCACTGCTTTATCGCGGTATGCCGCCAAGCCAAACCGTGAAAGTCATGGTTATGCGTTTGCATTATGAGCAACAAGAAATGCGCGTGGTGTGGGTGGGCACAATCATTGAAGCAAAACGTCCTGATGTGCATAAAACGCAACTTATCTCGGCTGGGCTTTCAGCCACGATGGACAGCGCAGGACTGCGCCTTACTTGGGGGCGCAACTGCCCATATACATTGTATGACCAAGACTGCCAGTTAAATCCGAAAAACTTCGCAGTGGCAGGGCTTACGATTAGTGCGATGGACGGTGTGATGATTGTAGTCAATGTGCCCGATGATTTGCCGGAAGGCTGGTTTAATGCCGGTTTTATTGAGTGGATTGACAGTGACGGGGTGCGTGAAGTGCGCGCGGTTAAAACACATAAAAACAACCAGCTCACACTACTTGGTGGCACACAGAAACTCTCTGTCGGCACAGTGATTAAAGCGTATCCCGGTTGCGATGGTAGACCTGTTACTTGTTTGAAAAAGTTTAACAATATGCTCAATTTTGGCGGCGTCCCGCACATGCCGAATAAATCCCCGTACGACGGTTCAAGAGTATTTTAAATAAGAGGAGGTTGATATGTTTGCAGCAATTGGTTGGGCGATTGTTCGTGCGGTAGCCGTCATGGCAATCAGTTATTTAGTCAACACCGCACTCGCTCCACGTCCGCGCACGGGGCAAAGCATCGAGGCAGTATCAAGCGAGGAATGGAACTTCCCGCAAGTGGATGAAGGTATTCCGCAATGCGTGTTTTTCGGTGATTGCTGGACAGAAGACTGGCAAGTATTAGCTTACGGTAACTACCGTTCAAGCCCGATTAAGAAGGGGTAAATAATGGAAAAGTTGATCATTACAATGCAAGACATGCGTCGCGTCGGTTTTTGTGCATCGGGCGTGGAAACATTTTTTAAACGCGAAAACTTAGATTTTAACGACTTTTTACAAAACGGCATTGAGGCACAGACACTATTAAATACAGGCAGTGTGTTTGCCCGTAAATGTGTGGCAGAAGCTGAAAAAGCAAGAGGTGAATAATGGGTGGTAAAAGACGTGGCGGCGGTCCGGTTACAGTTGGCTACAGATACTATTGGGATATTCAATCGGGCATTGGGCGCGGACCGGTGGATGAAATTGTGGAAATCCGTGTAGATGATAAAACCGCGTATGTAGGCACGCCTGGTGAGCTGACACAATCGAAAGCTATCTATATAGACAAGCCTAACCTTTTTGGTGGCGAGGCGACTGGCGGTGAAGGCGGCATTCAGGGAAGAATGGAAATTTTAATGGGTGACCCGGACCAAAAGCCGACACAAATGCTGATCAATTTACTGAAAAATGTACACAATCCTCCGCTTAATTCGGCATTAAGTGGAAAAGGACGTAAAAAAAGAACAAGGCAGCAACAAGTCGAGCAAAGCACCTTTTTCTCAAACGGTGATATTAGCGCAGGTAATGTCAGTCCCGAGGATGTGATTCCAGGCTTTCGTGGCACCGTCACAACCGTATTTAGCGGACTTATCAGTTGCTATAACGCGTATCCGAAAAAGCACAGTTACCGCGTTCGTCGCACGCACAAGTGGGGCGCGGTTGCACCATGGTATCCGGAAAAAGCCCGGATTTTACTGCGTAATGACAATTTGAAGATTTCAGGCTTAACACCAGAGCAAGAAGAAAACGTGCGTCAGATTCACGCCATGAATCCTGCGCATATTTTGGTTGAGTGTGCAACAAACAAGAGCTGGGGCGGGAAAAAAGACATTACGGAATTGGATATAGAAAGCTATAAGAAAGCGGCAGATACACTCTTCAAGGAAGGCTTTGGGCTGTGTATTCGCTATAATCGTCAGGGCTCAGTTAAAGAGTTCGTGCAACAAATTATCGACCACATCGGTGCGGTGCAATACGAAGATGTTAAAACGGGGAAATACGCCGTTAAACTCATTCGTAACGACTATAAAGTCGATGAGTTGCACACCTTTAACTACGACAACGGCATTTTACGCGTGCAAGACGATGACAATGCGGCAACAGATAATGCGGCTAATCAAGTGGTGGTGAAATACCTCGACCCGGTGACGAATCGTGAAGATAAAGCCATTGCTAATAACATCGCGTCAGTGCGTATGCATGGTGTGATTACAAAAACCGTGGAATACAAAGGTATTCCCACGTTTGATTTAGCCGCACGTGTTGCACAGCGCGATTTAGAGATTGTGGCAAGTAGTTTGACGCGGCTTAAAATCGTCTTTGACATGCGTGCGAGTGAACTCACACACGGCGATGTATTTAAAGTGAGTCTTCCCGACCGCGGCATTGAAAGCGCGGTATTTCGTGTGAGTCACATCGAAAACGGCAACGAAGGTGAGTTTATTGTCACCTGCATGCAAGATGTCTTTGGCTTGCCTGCGGCAAACTATTCAACTCAAAAAGCCGACTCGCTTTACACGCCACCAGATTATAGTGCTAAACCCATTACTCACAGCCACGTGTTTGAAATCCCTTATCATGTTTTTCCACTTGTGTTTAGTGATGCAGAGCTTGCCTTTATTAAACCAACGGATTGCTTTATCGCGGCAATGGCAGATGCACCGACACCACTATCCATTGGTTTTGAGATTTTAACTGATGCAGGCGCAGGTTTTAATGACACAGGTGAAGGCGATTTTACGCCATCGGTGTTGCTATCTGACGATATTAATAAATATCAAACGCACTTTAAATTTAATGAAAGCACGCACAGCTATGCGTTGAAAAACGCGGTTGCGCTGATGATTGATGATGAAATCGTGAAAATTGAATCAGTGGATTTAAAAACGCGGACAATTAATGTAGGACGAGGTTGTGCGGATACGGTCCCGCAAGCACACAGCGCAGGTGCTAGAGCGTGGTGCTATTTGCTCGCAAGTGGCGAAGACAACACGAAATACACGGTCAATGAACAGTTAA
It contains:
- a CDS encoding phage BR0599 family protein: MSFLDKEHSIADGQPVTLYQFIRGDNEKIWRFCDADKDIVVNNEKWTAIAISDTGRRTGENINITLPSNNPVALLYRGMPPSQTVKVMVMRLHYEQQEMRVVWVGTIIEAKRPDVHKTQLISAGLSATMDSAGLRLTWGRNCPYTLYDQDCQLNPKNFAVAGLTISAMDGVMIVVNVPDDLPEGWFNAGFIEWIDSDGVREVRAVKTHKNNQLTLLGGTQKLSVGTVIKAYPGCDGRPVTCLKKFNNMLNFGGVPHMPNKSPYDGSRVF
- a CDS encoding phage tail protein yields the protein MGGKRRGGGPVTVGYRYYWDIQSGIGRGPVDEIVEIRVDDKTAYVGTPGELTQSKAIYIDKPNLFGGEATGGEGGIQGRMEILMGDPDQKPTQMLINLLKNVHNPPLNSALSGKGRKKRTRQQQVEQSTFFSNGDISAGNVSPEDVIPGFRGTVTTVFSGLISCYNAYPKKHSYRVRRTHKWGAVAPWYPEKARILLRNDNLKISGLTPEQEENVRQIHAMNPAHILVECATNKSWGGKKDITELDIESYKKAADTLFKEGFGLCIRYNRQGSVKEFVQQIIDHIGAVQYEDVKTGKYAVKLIRNDYKVDELHTFNYDNGILRVQDDDNAATDNAANQVVVKYLDPVTNREDKAIANNIASVRMHGVITKTVEYKGIPTFDLAARVAQRDLEIVASSLTRLKIVFDMRASELTHGDVFKVSLPDRGIESAVFRVSHIENGNEGEFIVTCMQDVFGLPAANYSTQKADSLYTPPDYSAKPITHSHVFEIPYHVFPLVFSDAELAFIKPTDCFIAAMADAPTPLSIGFEILTDAGAGFNDTGEGDFTPSVLLSDDINKYQTHFKFNESTHSYALKNAVALMIDDEIVKIESVDLKTRTINVGRGCADTVPQAHSAGARAWCYLLASGEDNTKYTVNEQLNVKLLTKTAQETLAEDDAEVLTITTQQRQARPYPPGNVKVDGAFINNIADSSAFIISWAHRDRDVQADNLISHTEDSTILGDGVSYEIALLNDDTVLRTISTTDSQFSYPDPQKVVGEEFNKMTLCSVKNGLKSLFNYTFSVAGAMQLLYGWNYAEEFTQGESLIYHYNDSDMPGGKYIMLSSNADQHSAIYKSFAVDSSVYKRFALSYKVGTYDKRNGLCVVSVQLYRGDEFVSAFVSEQLGEFDTTEWRVKQVEGELPEGVTEIRFKINVIGTIRNNAIAFKDIVVKGGE